From the Prunus dulcis chromosome 4, ALMONDv2, whole genome shotgun sequence genome, one window contains:
- the LOC117624625 gene encoding nudix hydrolase 15, mitochondrial-like yields the protein MISLLRRLSTSPPLLMEPANSCVGSQRLLALAQQLRLYKPPSFSSDDDIEEQRIEEIAHKVVSQVGFAESNTPIAQDPERFRPKRAAVLLCLFEGDAGDLRVILTKRSSKLSTHSGEVALPGGKTEEGDKDDGDTATREAKEEIGLDPSLLNVVTVLEPFLSKHLLRVVPVIGILNEKEAFKAAPNPAEVEAVFDAPLEMFIKDENRRSEEREWMGNKYLIHFFDYETKNKKYIIWGLTAGILIRAASIVYKRSPPFVEQNPIYKVPRVVDINTTIP from the exons ATGATCTCACTCCTGAGAAGGCTATCAACATCACCTCCACTACTCATGGAGCCGGCCAATTCTTGTGTAGGGTCACAGAGACTTTTGGCCTTGGCCCAACAGCTCCGTCTCTACAAGCCACCTTCTTTCTCCTCCGACGATGATATTGAGGAGCAGAGAATCGAAGAAATTGCTCACAAGGTTGTGTCGCAGGTGGGTTTTGCTGAATCTAATACCCCAATTGCACAAGACCCAGAAAGGTTCAGACCCAAGAGAGCCGCTGTTTTGCTCTGTCTCTTTGAAGGGGATGCTGGGGATCTGCGTGTTATTCTCACTAAGAGGTCATCAAAGCTGTCCACTCACTCGG GTGAAGTTGCTTTGCCAGGCGGGAAAACAGAGGAGGGAGACAAAGATGATGGGGACACCGCAACAAGGGAGGCAAAAGAAGAGATTGGTTTGGATCCTTCGCTTCTCAATGTTGTCACTGTTCTCGAACCATTCTTGTCTAAG CACCTACTGAGAGTTGTCCCCGTTATTGGCATACTCAATGAAAAGGAAGCATTCAAGGCTGCTCCAAATCCTGCTGAGGTGGAAGCCGTATTCGATGCTCCATTGGAAATGTTCATCAAG GATGAAAACCGGAGGTCAGAGGAGAGGGAGTGGATGGGAAACAAGTATCTGATTCATTTCTTTGACTATGAAACCAAGAACAAGAAGTACATAATATGGGGCTTAACTGCTGGTATCTTGATTAGGGCTGCATCAATTGTATACAAACGCTCACCACCTTTTGTGGAGCAGAATCCCATTTACAAGGTTCCTAGAGTTGTagacataaataccacgattccgtaa